The following are encoded together in the Pseudidiomarina andamanensis genome:
- a CDS encoding MerR family transcriptional regulator, protein MYIGEFCKLTAVTPTTIRLYESIGLLPPAQRRGNYRVYDTTYVETVKQIKIAQQFGFTLTELKQMCDGENIKRGLPAKVILRAIDSKRAEIAKQLEQLKQRDAGLADLQHYLQNEACNTVSE, encoded by the coding sequence ATGTACATTGGTGAATTTTGCAAACTCACAGCGGTAACGCCGACGACAATTCGCCTCTATGAGAGCATTGGGTTGTTACCGCCCGCGCAACGTCGTGGTAATTATCGCGTTTACGACACCACATACGTCGAAACCGTAAAGCAAATAAAAATTGCTCAACAATTTGGCTTTACGTTGACTGAATTAAAACAGATGTGTGATGGTGAGAATATTAAAAGAGGATTGCCCGCCAAAGTGATTCTTCGGGCAATTGACAGCAAACGAGCCGAAATTGCGAAGCAACTCGAACAGCTCAAACAGCGAGACGCTGGCCTCGCCGACTTGCAACATTATTTGCAAAATGAAGCCTGCAATACAGTGTCTGAATAG
- a CDS encoding peptidylprolyl isomerase, producing the protein MARAHALHILVKTREEAEELKKQLAAGKKFGDLARQHSLCPSGKKGGDLGEFGRGQMVPAFDKVVFGKPTLEVHGPVKTKFGWHLIKTLSRN; encoded by the coding sequence ATGGCGCGCGCGCACGCTTTACACATCTTGGTAAAAACCCGCGAAGAGGCGGAAGAGTTAAAGAAACAGCTGGCGGCTGGCAAGAAGTTTGGCGACCTTGCACGTCAGCACTCACTTTGCCCATCGGGCAAGAAGGGTGGCGATCTCGGTGAGTTCGGCCGCGGCCAGATGGTGCCGGCATTCGATAAAGTGGTATTTGGCAAGCCAACGCTCGAAGTTCACGGACCGGTAAAAACCAAATTCGGCTGGCATTTAATAAAAACTTTGTCGCGAAATTAA
- a CDS encoding SOS response-associated peptidase: MCGRLNVVTDPLCQLVTEQLGLKFHAPTNQDLRPTQQVEVITTTQRHDLLHQLSMEWGIQPSWANRILINAQAETVATKRTFQLAFKQHRCVVPCSGWYEWQQQEGQTRKTKYLFSEANGQPLYMAGIYFPHVDSRAQLVTLTTAPTEQCAAYHHRMPLLIRPNEVEFWLNSQVEALTPLLVAPDDIALNVVAR, from the coding sequence ATGTGTGGAAGGCTCAATGTTGTCACTGACCCTTTATGCCAGCTGGTAACTGAACAGCTCGGTCTGAAATTTCATGCGCCAACCAATCAAGATTTGCGACCTACCCAGCAGGTGGAAGTGATCACCACAACCCAGCGTCACGATTTGTTGCATCAGCTCAGCATGGAGTGGGGTATTCAACCGAGTTGGGCAAACCGAATTCTCATTAACGCACAGGCCGAGACGGTTGCAACCAAACGCACCTTTCAATTGGCGTTTAAGCAGCATCGTTGTGTGGTGCCGTGTAGTGGCTGGTATGAATGGCAACAGCAAGAAGGGCAAACGCGCAAAACCAAGTACTTATTTAGCGAAGCGAACGGTCAGCCATTGTATATGGCTGGCATTTATTTCCCCCATGTCGACTCGCGCGCACAGCTGGTCACACTAACGACAGCGCCAACCGAACAATGCGCAGCGTATCACCATCGCATGCCGTTGCTCATTCGCCCGAATGAAGTCGAATTTTGGCTAAATAGCCAAGTCGAGGCGTTAACACCGTTGCTTGTCGCTCCAGACGATATCGCTTTGAACGTTGTTGCGCGTTAG
- a CDS encoding LysR family transcriptional regulator: MRELNFHHLFYFWTVAKEGHLTRAAQQLHVSQSALSSQIKQLEERLGQDLFVREGRSLKLTEFGHVVLNYAERIFNLSQEMMSMVERGDTHVVQTFRVGAVATLSRNFQENFLRPILGNPNIQLTLLSASLEQLLEQLSMHKLDLILSNRAVASDFHLPIRCQCVAQQSVSLIGPNSDALKDREFPRDLDKVPVLVPGVSSDIRTQFDMYCEENNLQITPYAEVDDMAMLRVMSRSIQGVTVVPEVVVQDELRAGVLKKYCMLEGVVEKFYAITAKREFESTLLSTLLS; encoded by the coding sequence ATGCGTGAACTCAACTTTCATCACCTATTTTATTTTTGGACGGTCGCCAAAGAAGGCCACTTAACCCGCGCCGCACAGCAACTGCATGTATCGCAATCGGCCCTCTCATCACAAATTAAGCAATTGGAAGAACGCCTTGGCCAAGATTTGTTTGTGCGCGAAGGTCGTAGCCTCAAACTCACCGAATTCGGGCATGTGGTGCTCAACTATGCCGAGCGGATTTTCAATTTAAGCCAAGAAATGATGTCGATGGTCGAGCGCGGTGATACGCACGTGGTTCAAACTTTTCGGGTTGGCGCCGTTGCAACGCTTTCTCGTAACTTCCAAGAGAATTTCTTACGCCCGATTTTGGGTAATCCGAACATTCAACTAACGTTACTTTCAGCAAGTCTTGAACAGTTGCTTGAGCAATTGAGTATGCATAAGCTCGATTTAATCCTCTCCAACCGAGCGGTTGCGTCAGATTTTCATTTACCGATTCGCTGCCAGTGCGTCGCCCAACAAAGTGTCAGCCTGATTGGGCCCAACAGTGACGCATTAAAGGATAGAGAGTTTCCGCGTGATTTAGACAAAGTACCGGTGTTGGTACCTGGCGTAAGTAGTGATATTCGCACCCAATTTGACATGTATTGTGAAGAAAACAACCTGCAAATTACACCCTATGCCGAAGTCGACGACATGGCGATGTTGCGTGTGATGTCGCGGAGTATTCAAGGCGTGACCGTAGTTCCTGAAGTTGTCGTGCAGGACGAACTGCGCGCCGGTGTACTAAAAAAATACTGCATGCTCGAAGGCGTGGTCGAAAAATTTTATGCCATCACCGCCAAACGCGAGTTTGAATCGACCTTGCTCAGCACGTTACTGAGTTAA
- a CDS encoding YbcC family protein has protein sequence MSQVQNDLRAQVETAIAAACAHIAPAWPLDQMIAVNPYWGRSHQPFSKAAKLLELTAASPLSMRNDYYAQLWQDGVIQESHLQQAMDELSSEHSMTHLVSFVGGKNYKPLALPLLSDCYDKTRDLSHEPGWHETVTFQVSQFCAAYFDEYQAAWHPHKDSPLYASWLNEIRHDRSVRVLMHSDDLIARADAMHSDPIEQLTQVLQSLNIPPEQWDLWLETVLMRVSGWAAACSYRAWQANLRGETDTSLMELLAIRASWEWLVDSGGREDDSVWVRWRALWDKIGDYDSLSRSKLLVWQRAHEMAYQEQLAQVLMQKPLNASDTPEVQAYFCIDVRSEVFRRHFEAQSDGIRTGGFAGFFGLPIDYTPLGTQSTRAQLPGLLAPSLNVTDSSGDASKDVELATIRRVKLQEKASLWPFSNVPASSFSLVETLGMGYLGKLLKASFFKADNNGIDNLGLSEDDSCSLRPTLSVDAEVLPARVDLAAGVLTGMGLTSGFAPLVLLVGHGSTSQNNPQRAGLDCGACCGQTGEVNARALAQLLNHKEIRRGLVERGIIIPKTTYFMAALHNTTTEDVTLYEANAVPASWQSQLAQVELHLARASDAARLERAPTLGLELVEASLDKRRSAFVRRAYDWSQTRPEWGLTNNAAFVIAPRERTRGLCLAGRSFLHDYHPEQDADGAVLTQIMTAPMIVTNWINLQYFGSTVDNQRFGSGNKTLHNVVGGRLGVFEGNGGDLRIGLAWQSIHDGQQYRHEPLRLSVYIDAPMERIAAIVAEHEILQQLVGNDWLYIFQLPEPGETPRRYKH, from the coding sequence ATGAGTCAGGTGCAAAACGATTTACGAGCCCAAGTAGAAACAGCTATTGCAGCGGCATGCGCGCATATTGCTCCGGCGTGGCCGTTAGATCAAATGATTGCGGTGAACCCATATTGGGGGCGGTCGCATCAACCGTTTTCTAAAGCAGCCAAGTTACTTGAGCTTACGGCTGCATCACCGCTTTCAATGCGTAACGACTACTACGCGCAGCTTTGGCAAGATGGCGTGATTCAAGAATCGCATTTGCAACAAGCCATGGATGAACTGAGCTCTGAGCATTCGATGACTCATTTGGTCAGCTTTGTAGGCGGCAAAAATTATAAACCGCTGGCGCTACCGCTTTTGAGTGATTGCTACGATAAAACCCGCGACTTAAGTCATGAGCCAGGCTGGCATGAGACGGTGACGTTTCAAGTCTCGCAATTTTGCGCGGCTTATTTTGATGAATATCAAGCGGCGTGGCACCCACATAAAGATTCACCGCTATATGCAAGCTGGTTGAATGAAATTCGCCATGACCGTAGCGTTCGCGTATTAATGCATAGCGATGATTTGATTGCGCGTGCTGATGCCATGCACAGCGACCCGATTGAGCAACTCACGCAGGTTCTGCAGTCGTTAAATATCCCACCAGAACAATGGGATTTATGGCTGGAAACCGTTCTCATGCGTGTGAGTGGGTGGGCGGCAGCCTGCTCGTATCGCGCGTGGCAAGCGAACTTGCGCGGCGAAACCGATACCTCGTTGATGGAGTTACTGGCGATTCGCGCAAGCTGGGAATGGTTGGTTGACAGTGGCGGTCGCGAAGACGACAGCGTTTGGGTGCGTTGGCGCGCACTGTGGGACAAAATCGGTGATTATGATTCCTTGTCACGCAGCAAATTGCTGGTGTGGCAGCGCGCGCATGAAATGGCTTATCAGGAACAGCTGGCGCAGGTGTTGATGCAGAAGCCGTTGAATGCTTCCGATACGCCAGAAGTACAAGCATATTTCTGTATTGATGTGCGCTCAGAAGTGTTTCGCCGTCACTTTGAAGCGCAATCTGACGGTATTCGCACTGGCGGTTTTGCTGGGTTCTTCGGGCTGCCAATTGATTATACCCCGTTGGGTACACAGAGCACTCGTGCGCAGTTGCCGGGCTTGTTGGCACCGAGTTTGAATGTGACCGATAGCAGCGGTGATGCTTCGAAAGATGTCGAGCTAGCAACGATTCGTCGCGTGAAATTACAAGAAAAAGCCAGTTTGTGGCCGTTTAGTAATGTACCAGCTTCGTCATTTAGCTTGGTGGAAACGCTGGGCATGGGGTACTTAGGTAAGTTACTGAAGGCGAGCTTCTTTAAAGCAGATAATAACGGCATTGATAATCTCGGACTTTCGGAAGACGACAGCTGTTCGTTACGCCCGACTTTGAGCGTGGATGCCGAAGTTCTGCCAGCGCGTGTGGATCTTGCTGCTGGCGTGTTGACGGGTATGGGCCTGACATCAGGTTTTGCACCATTGGTTTTGTTGGTAGGGCACGGCAGTACTAGCCAGAATAATCCGCAGCGGGCAGGTTTGGATTGTGGCGCGTGTTGTGGCCAAACCGGCGAAGTGAACGCCCGCGCATTAGCACAGTTGTTGAATCATAAAGAGATTCGTCGCGGCTTGGTCGAGCGTGGCATTATCATTCCAAAAACCACCTATTTTATGGCAGCTTTGCACAATACCACCACAGAAGATGTGACCTTGTATGAAGCTAATGCGGTGCCGGCCAGTTGGCAATCGCAGTTGGCACAAGTTGAGCTGCACTTGGCGCGCGCCAGTGATGCAGCACGACTAGAGCGAGCACCAACTTTAGGTTTGGAGCTTGTCGAGGCGAGCCTTGATAAACGTCGTTCAGCGTTTGTTCGTCGCGCTTATGACTGGTCGCAGACTCGCCCAGAGTGGGGCTTAACCAATAATGCGGCATTTGTGATTGCGCCGCGTGAGCGTACCCGCGGGCTCTGTTTAGCAGGGCGGAGCTTCTTGCATGATTATCACCCTGAGCAAGATGCCGACGGTGCTGTGCTTACGCAAATTATGACGGCGCCAATGATTGTGACGAATTGGATTAATCTGCAGTATTTCGGCTCGACGGTGGATAATCAGCGTTTCGGCAGCGGCAATAAAACCCTGCACAACGTGGTGGGCGGCCGCTTGGGTGTGTTTGAAGGTAATGGTGGTGACTTACGTATCGGCCTCGCCTGGCAATCGATTCACGACGGCCAGCAATATCGTCACGAGCCACTGCGCCTGAGCGTGTACATTGATGCCCCAATGGAGCGCATCGCTGCGATTGTCGCCGAGCATGAAATACTTCAACAGCTTGTTGGCAATGACTGGCTCTATATATTCCAACTCCCCGAGCCCGGCGAAACCCCTCGCCGTTATAAGCATTAA
- a CDS encoding DUF1653 domain-containing protein: MKITPGKYQHYKGPMYEVVDTVRHSETEEWMVLYRPLYGDEQGLWVRPYDMFLQSVSVDGLEVPRFKYLGEEWGDEQDISK; this comes from the coding sequence ATGAAAATTACCCCAGGTAAATATCAGCACTACAAAGGCCCGATGTACGAGGTAGTCGATACGGTGCGCCATTCTGAAACCGAAGAATGGATGGTGTTGTACCGGCCGCTTTATGGCGACGAGCAAGGCTTGTGGGTACGCCCCTATGACATGTTCTTGCAGTCGGTCAGCGTTGATGGTTTAGAAGTGCCGCGCTTTAAATACCTCGGCGAAGAATGGGGTGATGAGCAGGACATTTCTAAATAA
- a CDS encoding YbjN domain-containing protein — translation MATTIAELIDELDTQGIAFQVPPDTDDRVLVGVATQNYFDDEGNFGIAVQVCLAEEGRIAYFVQAPFFVEQLYFNEAGEYRPIFQTQLLEIANLVNNKVKFSSFSVDSEGEVLFVYALPLEEDNQKLGAKTVARVCEAIADAADEFYRLVKENVEDDLDDIEELLAKFD, via the coding sequence ATGGCAACGACGATTGCGGAATTGATTGATGAACTGGACACGCAGGGTATCGCATTTCAAGTGCCGCCCGATACTGACGACCGCGTGCTTGTTGGTGTTGCTACGCAAAACTATTTTGATGATGAAGGTAATTTCGGGATTGCAGTTCAAGTGTGTTTAGCCGAAGAGGGGCGTATTGCTTATTTTGTCCAAGCCCCGTTTTTTGTCGAGCAGTTATATTTTAATGAAGCGGGCGAGTATCGACCGATTTTTCAAACACAGCTGCTTGAAATTGCCAACCTCGTCAACAACAAAGTGAAGTTCAGCAGTTTCTCAGTCGACTCCGAAGGTGAAGTGTTATTTGTTTATGCGTTGCCACTTGAAGAAGATAACCAGAAGCTCGGAGCAAAAACGGTCGCACGTGTTTGTGAAGCGATTGCGGACGCAGCCGATGAATTCTATCGTTTAGTGAAAGAAAACGTTGAAGATGATCTCGATGATATTGAGGAGCTTTTGGCGAAATTCGACTAA
- a CDS encoding YaiI/YqxD family protein, producing MKIYVDADACPAVIKDILYRAAERKQLELILVANQPLRVPPSKWIKTKQVESGFDVADNYIAEICEAGDLVITADIPLAADVIKKHGQALSPRGELFTKENIGSRLNMRDFMDTLRSSGEHTGGPPPLHQRDRMTFANELDKILARSSR from the coding sequence ATGAAAATATACGTTGATGCGGACGCTTGCCCAGCGGTTATTAAAGACATTTTGTATCGCGCTGCTGAGCGGAAACAGCTTGAATTAATTTTGGTGGCGAATCAACCTTTGCGCGTACCACCATCAAAATGGATAAAAACCAAGCAAGTTGAGTCAGGTTTTGACGTTGCCGACAATTACATCGCTGAAATTTGTGAAGCGGGTGACTTGGTGATTACGGCCGATATTCCGTTAGCGGCCGATGTGATTAAAAAGCATGGCCAAGCACTGAGCCCGCGTGGCGAGTTGTTCACAAAAGAGAACATCGGTAGCCGCTTAAACATGCGCGATTTCATGGATACGTTGCGCAGTAGCGGCGAGCACACAGGCGGCCCACCACCGTTACACCAACGCGATCGTATGACCTTCGCGAATGAGCTCGATAAAATTCTGGCGAGGAGTTCGAGATGA
- a CDS encoding VOC family protein: protein MKIKLLLALICLVSFGAVAGEREKVLGFGGVFFKAEDPKALALWYEEHLGVKQTPTTYEEMPWVQTGGSTVFGVFNNKTKYFGADDQQFMFNFRVGDLDAMVQQLREAGIEVEVDPETLPEWSLRTIGRS, encoded by the coding sequence ATGAAAATTAAATTACTGTTGGCACTGATTTGCCTTGTTTCTTTTGGTGCAGTGGCAGGCGAACGTGAGAAAGTACTTGGCTTCGGCGGCGTGTTTTTCAAAGCAGAAGATCCGAAAGCTTTAGCGCTTTGGTATGAAGAACACCTCGGTGTAAAACAAACGCCAACGACTTATGAAGAAATGCCTTGGGTGCAAACTGGTGGTAGCACGGTATTTGGGGTTTTTAATAACAAAACCAAGTATTTCGGAGCAGATGACCAACAGTTTATGTTCAATTTTCGCGTTGGCGACTTAGATGCGATGGTTCAGCAACTCCGCGAAGCTGGTATCGAGGTTGAAGTTGACCCAGAAACTCTACCCGAATGGTCGCTTCGCACGATTGGCAGATCCTGA
- a CDS encoding DODA-type extradiol aromatic ring-opening family dioxygenase, with protein sequence MMKHILYIAHGGGPMPLLGDKSHDDMVTKLREAAAQMPKPKAILVISAHWETDIPHVTTATKPELIYDYYGFPPESYTIEYPAPGEPALAEQVLGAITTAGIEAQGDAQRGFDHGLFVPLKLMYPDADIPCVQLSLMNHLNADTHIKLGQALQALDYDNLLILGSGFSFHNMRAFFAPNHAEADSQNAAFQAWLELVCSDPEIDEKQRQHMLANWQEAPHARFCHPREEHLLPLHVCYGAAGRACDRATTVYALNKESRMFYWQMN encoded by the coding sequence ATGATGAAACACATCCTATACATTGCGCACGGCGGCGGACCAATGCCGTTGCTGGGTGACAAAAGTCACGACGATATGGTGACGAAGCTACGCGAAGCTGCCGCACAAATGCCGAAACCGAAGGCCATTTTAGTCATCAGTGCCCATTGGGAAACGGACATACCGCACGTGACAACCGCCACGAAGCCGGAACTCATTTACGATTACTACGGTTTTCCTCCCGAATCCTACACGATAGAATACCCCGCTCCCGGTGAACCGGCGTTAGCCGAGCAAGTATTGGGAGCAATTACTACGGCCGGAATTGAGGCGCAAGGTGATGCGCAGCGTGGCTTTGATCATGGTTTGTTTGTGCCATTGAAACTCATGTATCCAGACGCCGACATTCCATGCGTGCAGTTGTCATTAATGAATCATTTAAATGCCGACACCCATATTAAACTTGGGCAAGCGTTGCAGGCACTCGACTACGACAACCTATTGATTCTTGGCTCTGGCTTCTCGTTTCATAATATGCGCGCATTTTTCGCACCGAATCATGCTGAAGCAGATAGCCAAAATGCGGCGTTTCAAGCATGGCTCGAACTTGTTTGTAGTGACCCAGAAATAGACGAGAAACAGCGGCAACACATGTTGGCAAATTGGCAGGAAGCACCGCATGCACGGTTTTGTCATCCGCGTGAAGAGCACTTACTGCCGTTACACGTTTGTTACGGCGCAGCAGGCCGCGCATGCGATCGAGCCACCACGGTATACGCGTTGAATAAAGAATCACGTATGTTCTATTGGCAAATGAATTAA
- a CDS encoding alpha/beta hydrolase family protein — protein sequence MRTSMLFSTLAASVLLVACSKPAPEPTSLASDAEATQQVAATPEVPTYSAETFFNTETIFGSSINHDGTAVLVTSDKSGIFNVYSYPLDGSEPTQLTNSTTDAMMGVSWFPKDGRMLYTADQGGNELNHVYVRLEDGTTQDLTPGENLKAMVGGWHEDDMHFYVMTNERDNRYFDVYQYSTEDYSRTMVFENNTGFNVDAISPNGRYLALSRTNSNADSDLFLVDLEAENVEPKLITPTDGNIQHNAYTFTHDSNQLIYGTDGHGEFYQAWAYDIASEEHSEHFAADWDVSFLYFSDSGKYQVVGVNADARTELSIIDTATGEEVMLPEHPPGDLRGVNFSDDEQTLVFYVNSDVSPSNLMFWQVGSDNVVQLTNTLAEGMQPEHLVQSTVERFQSFDELTVPGLLYKPHQASAENRVPAVIFIHGGPGGQTRQGYSAMVQHLVNHGYAMFGVNNRGSSGYGKTFFHLDDQRHGEDDLQDIVYAKKYLQTLEWVDPQRIAVMGGSYGGYLTMAALAFTNEFDAGINIFGVTNWVRTLESIPPWWESFRQSLYDELGDPAVDGERLRRISPLFHADNIKVPVLVVQGANDPRVLQVESDEMVAAIRANKVPVEYVLFDDEGHGFSVKANRIEAQEAYLNFLNTYLVE from the coding sequence ATGCGTACTTCAATGCTCTTCTCGACTTTAGCTGCAAGCGTGTTATTGGTTGCTTGCAGTAAGCCGGCACCGGAGCCGACTTCGCTTGCTTCCGACGCCGAAGCCACACAACAAGTGGCGGCAACGCCGGAGGTGCCAACCTATAGCGCTGAGACATTTTTTAACACCGAGACCATCTTTGGTTCGTCGATTAACCACGATGGCACGGCGGTGCTGGTGACCAGCGATAAAAGCGGCATCTTTAATGTATACAGTTATCCGCTTGATGGTAGCGAACCGACGCAACTGACCAATTCAACTACCGATGCCATGATGGGTGTGAGTTGGTTCCCGAAAGACGGGCGTATGCTGTATACCGCTGACCAAGGCGGTAATGAGCTCAACCATGTATATGTGCGTTTAGAAGACGGTACCACACAAGATTTAACCCCGGGCGAGAACCTAAAAGCTATGGTGGGTGGCTGGCACGAAGACGACATGCATTTTTATGTGATGACGAACGAGCGTGATAATCGGTACTTCGATGTGTATCAATACAGCACTGAGGATTACAGCCGCACGATGGTATTTGAAAATAATACGGGCTTTAATGTCGATGCGATTAGCCCGAACGGGCGGTATTTAGCATTAAGCCGCACTAATTCGAATGCCGATTCAGATTTATTTCTGGTGGATTTGGAAGCCGAGAACGTTGAGCCGAAATTGATCACACCAACAGATGGTAATATTCAGCATAATGCCTACACGTTCACGCACGATAGTAACCAACTCATTTACGGCACCGACGGTCACGGCGAGTTTTATCAAGCTTGGGCGTACGATATCGCCTCCGAGGAACACAGCGAGCACTTTGCTGCCGATTGGGATGTGTCGTTCCTGTATTTCTCCGATTCCGGCAAGTACCAAGTCGTTGGTGTGAATGCGGATGCGCGCACCGAACTCAGTATTATCGATACTGCGACGGGGGAAGAGGTCATGTTACCTGAGCATCCTCCCGGTGATTTGCGCGGTGTGAATTTTTCTGACGACGAGCAAACATTAGTATTCTATGTGAATTCTGATGTATCACCGTCCAATCTGATGTTTTGGCAAGTCGGAAGTGATAATGTCGTGCAGCTCACCAACACACTCGCCGAAGGGATGCAACCGGAGCACCTTGTGCAAAGTACCGTGGAACGCTTTCAAAGCTTTGACGAGCTAACGGTTCCAGGGTTGCTGTATAAGCCACATCAAGCCAGTGCTGAGAACAGAGTGCCGGCGGTTATCTTTATTCACGGTGGCCCAGGCGGACAAACGCGCCAAGGCTATAGCGCGATGGTGCAGCACCTTGTCAATCATGGCTATGCGATGTTTGGTGTGAATAATCGCGGCTCATCCGGTTATGGTAAAACGTTCTTCCATCTTGATGACCAGCGCCATGGCGAAGATGATTTACAAGACATTGTCTACGCGAAGAAATACTTGCAGACATTAGAGTGGGTTGATCCGCAACGTATCGCTGTAATGGGCGGTAGTTATGGTGGTTACTTAACGATGGCAGCACTGGCATTCACCAACGAATTTGATGCTGGCATCAATATATTCGGTGTCACTAACTGGGTGCGTACACTTGAAAGTATCCCACCATGGTGGGAGAGCTTCCGTCAGTCATTGTATGACGAGCTCGGCGACCCAGCTGTTGACGGCGAACGTCTACGCCGTATTTCGCCGCTGTTCCACGCGGATAATATCAAAGTGCCAGTATTAGTGGTGCAAGGTGCCAATGATCCGCGCGTACTGCAGGTCGAAAGCGATGAAATGGTGGCAGCGATCCGAGCGAACAAAGTGCCCGTTGAGTATGTTTTATTTGATGACGAAGGCCACGGATTTAGCGTGAAAGCGAATCGCATTGAAGCACAAGAAGCGTATTTGAATTTCTTAAATACTTATTTAGTTGAATAA
- a CDS encoding NADH-quinone oxidoreductase subunit L produces the protein MLETWPFAAVWLIGWLASLVAPPRMLWQVAKLTSLSALLCAVMLVLFSAFSAAPADRVGLVVIVLVAILGWVVTRFAKHYLQGEPNQIMFIQFTLFTLANVGLIVVSDHLLLMLLGWSLTSVGLHKLLLFYHQRRAAQIVSHKKFIISRLADVLLLMAVTFTYIDVGSLNLAEINTHVTEFSELSIWLELTIVLVALAAILKTAQLPLHGWLIQVMEAPTPISALLHAGVVNLSGFVLLRMAPMLAQSDIAQALLVVVGSLSAALAALVMLTRISIKVRLAWSTCAQMGFMLMEIGLGLYELALLHLVAHSLYKAYAFLSAGEAVEQARLQRLLDPAYSVTRKNLYVLSPLFSAAVIGVSFVVWQWVLPQFHVSWVALIILTIGFAPLLWPQRDMTAKLFRLGLLRVFMLTQLYFIWHLLFAAAVPSQGDTHIALVVWVAFVFVALFGLQLLVQLYPQHKWSRRLYPWAYNGFYLDERFTLITFKIWPLPPAQTDASKEIIS, from the coding sequence ATGCTTGAAACATGGCCCTTTGCCGCTGTTTGGTTGATTGGCTGGCTCGCTAGCTTGGTCGCGCCGCCACGAATGCTATGGCAAGTTGCCAAGCTCACCTCACTAAGCGCATTGTTGTGCGCAGTGATGTTAGTGCTCTTTTCAGCGTTTAGTGCCGCACCGGCTGATCGGGTCGGGCTGGTCGTGATTGTTCTTGTTGCCATTTTGGGTTGGGTGGTTACACGCTTTGCGAAGCACTATTTGCAGGGTGAGCCCAACCAAATCATGTTTATTCAGTTCACGTTATTCACCCTGGCCAACGTCGGCTTGATTGTTGTTAGTGACCACTTACTATTGATGTTGCTTGGCTGGTCGTTGACGAGTGTGGGGCTGCATAAGTTACTGTTGTTCTATCATCAGCGTCGCGCTGCGCAAATTGTCTCACACAAGAAATTCATTATTAGCCGCCTTGCTGACGTGTTGTTGTTAATGGCGGTCACGTTCACTTATATCGACGTTGGCTCGCTGAATCTTGCGGAGATTAATACGCATGTTACCGAGTTTTCCGAGCTGTCTATTTGGCTTGAACTGACAATTGTGCTGGTCGCGCTGGCGGCAATTTTGAAAACCGCGCAGTTACCATTGCACGGTTGGCTCATTCAAGTCATGGAGGCGCCAACACCGATTTCAGCGTTGCTACATGCCGGTGTCGTTAACTTGTCTGGATTTGTGTTATTGCGCATGGCACCGATGCTGGCGCAAAGCGACATTGCCCAAGCTTTGTTGGTGGTTGTGGGGAGCTTATCAGCGGCGCTTGCAGCTTTAGTCATGCTGACTCGAATCAGTATTAAGGTACGGTTGGCTTGGTCTACCTGCGCGCAGATGGGCTTTATGCTTATGGAAATTGGCCTGGGCTTATATGAGCTGGCGCTGTTGCATTTGGTGGCTCATTCGCTTTACAAGGCCTACGCGTTCTTGAGCGCCGGTGAGGCTGTTGAACAGGCTCGGCTACAACGTTTGTTGGACCCGGCTTATAGTGTGACGCGTAAAAATTTGTATGTATTAAGCCCATTGTTTAGCGCCGCAGTCATTGGCGTGTCGTTTGTGGTGTGGCAGTGGGTGCTACCGCAGTTTCACGTGAGTTGGGTGGCGCTGATTATTCTCACCATTGGTTTTGCGCCACTCCTGTGGCCGCAGCGCGATATGACGGCGAAGCTTTTCCGACTCGGTTTACTGCGTGTGTTCATGTTGACCCAGCTGTATTTTATTTGGCATTTACTATTTGCCGCCGCGGTACCAAGTCAGGGCGATACACACATTGCGTTAGTTGTTTGGGTGGCCTTCGTGTTTGTGGCGTTGTTTGGTTTACAACTCTTGGTTCAATTGTATCCGCAGCACAAATGGTCGCGTCGTTTATACCCATGGGCCTACAACGGTTTTTACCTCGATGAACGTTTTACCTTGATAACCTTTAAGATCTGGCCATTGCCGCCGGCTCAAACGGATGCTTCGAAGGAGATAATTTCATGA